A single genomic interval of Osmia lignaria lignaria isolate PbOS001 chromosome 9, iyOsmLign1, whole genome shotgun sequence harbors:
- the LOC117600894 gene encoding uncharacterized protein LOC117600894 — MRIRPGCAAALAVLLQVALVASKALDQNQLQQQKSQQQIPYGTVAQKRWGGDAGGHAGGDVGTGYGGDFGGHGGDSGGYGGDIGGGFGHSGGGGDIGGGFGHSGGGDIGGGDAGGAGDEHHDDHHHEHGYWKKKLIWKPGWKKIWKPAKKQIWKPAWKKIWKPIWVPTQKAVWKDIQVPAWKKIWKPVWKEIQVPVWKEIQVPAWKKIWKPVWKPIKVPAWKEIQVPAWKKIWKPVWKEIQVPAWKEIQVPAWKKIWIPEWVKIGIPGEHYHGTDHHGWEYTSHDLWKKKLIWKPLWKKYWKPAKKQIWVPDKKLEWVEAWKQIWKPAKKQIWVDDKKLIWKEEWKQIWKPSKKLIWVPDKKLEWKEAWKQIWKTDKKLEWVPDKKLSWKEAWKQIWVPAWKEIWVPAWKKIWKPVWISEWFPAEDHHPHHHGWEDRKDSQAQGSQVVPYSSEASAKQNAQGQQQQRQVDENKVRWDRSSKTEAPSLSQDLVPPPAPTNQSSANFAFPKR; from the exons ATGAGGATTCGCCCGGGATGCGCG GCTGCACTAGCGGTGCTACTGCAAGTCGCTCTGGTGGCGAGCAAGGCATTGGACCAGAATCAGCTGCAACAGCAGAAGTCTCAGCAGCAAATACC ATATGGCACAGTGGCTCAGAAGCGATGGGGTGGTGACGCAGGTGGTCATGCAGGTGGAGATGTAGGTACCGGCTATGGTGGAGACTTCGGTGGTCACGGTGGAGATTCAGGAGGTTACGGTGGTGACATTGGCGGCGGCTTTGGTCATTCCGGAGGTGGTGGTGACATTGGCGGTGGCTTTGGCCATTCTGGCGGTGGCGATATCGGAGGTGGTGACGCCGGTGGAGCAGGGGACGAACACCACGATGACCATCATCACGAACATGGTTACTGGAAGAAGAAGCTGATTTGGAAACCAGGCTGGAAGAAGATCTGGAAACCGGCTAAGAAACAGATCTGGAAACCTGCGTGGAAAAAGATCTGGAAGCCGATATGGGTGCCAACGCAGAAAGCTGTATGGAAGGACATTCAGGTACCAGCTTGGAAGAAAATTTGGAAACCCGTATGGAAAGAGATCCAAGTACCAGTGTGGAAAGAAATTCAAGTACCAGCGTGGAAGAAGATCTGGAAGCCTGTTTGGAAGCCCATCAAGGTTCCAGCATGGAAAGAAATACAGGTACCTGCATGGAAAAAGATCTGGAAGCCCGTTTGGAAGGAAATTCAAGTGCCAGCTTGGAAGGAAATTCAGGTACCCGCTTGGAAGAAGATTTGGATCCCAGAATGGGTGAAAATTGGCATTCCAGGTGAACATTACCACGGCACCGATCACCACGGCTGGGAGTACACCAGTCACGACCTTTGGAAGAAGAAACTGATCTGGAAGCCGCTTTGGAAAAAGTATTGGAAACCGGCTAAAAAACAAATCTGGGTACCAGACAAGAAGCTGGAGTGGGTAGAAGCTTGGAAACAAATCTGGAAGCCAGCAAAGAAACAGATCTGGGTGGATGACAAAAAGTTGATTTGGAAGGAAGAGTGGAAGCAAATCTGGAAACCATCTAAAAAGCTTATCTGGGTACCTGATAAAAAATTGGAATGGAAGGAAGCTTGGAAACAAATCTGGAAGACGGACAAGAAGTTGGAATGGGTGCCGGATAAAAAGTTATCCTGGAAGGAGGCTTGGAAACAGATTTGGGTACCTGCCTGGAAAGAAATCTGGGTACCAGCTTGGAAAAAGATTTGGAAACCCGTCTGGATTTCGGAATGGTTCCCTGCAGAGGACCATCATCCGCATCATCACGGATGGGAGGATCGAAAGGACAGTCAAGCTCAAGGTAGCCAGGTTGTACCGTACAGTTCCGAAGCATCAGCTAAGCAGAACGCTCAAGGCCAGCAGCAACAACGTCAGGTCGATGAAAATAAGGTCAGGTGGGACAGATCGTCCAAGACGGAAGCTCCATCGCTCAGCCAGGACTTGGTACCTCCACCAGCGCCGACCAATCAAAGCAGCGCGAACTTTGCGTTCCCAAAACGCTGA
- the LOC117600899 gene encoding methyl farnesoate epoxidase: MFYAVICLLLVLFCIFCVYDCFKPQNYPPGPKWMPLIGCFFTFRQLKLKNGYVYLAFHELMKSYGPILGLKLGTQKVVVISTHDLVKKVLLQDEFNGRPDGFFFRVRAFGKKRGILFAEGPTWAQCRRFTMRHLRAFGFGQSIMEKQLIIEAENFVDYLRRASAKGPVPMHTAFDVAVLNSLWSMLAGHRFDYNNEKLMEILDAVHGAFRLMDTMGGIVSHMPFLRFIIPELSGYNELMRILRKLWGFLDEEITIHEKQLSDNEPQDLIEAFLLEISSNRIIDDSIFDRENLLIVCLDLFLAGSKTTTDTLAATLLFLSLHSDWIKILQEELDNVVGRSRSPALKDSSSLPMMESFLAEVQRYLNLAPFGLPHKTMKDVNLNGYHIPKDTMILLDFHSVHNDKAYWDHPEEFRPQRFLDDTGRFCPNSASMIFSLGKRRCPGEMLARSTLFLFFTYVVYYFDIEISPDHGKPDPNGYDGFTISPKPYHLKLTLR, encoded by the exons ATGTTCTACGCGGTGATTTGTCTTCTCCTTGTTCTTTTCTGTATCTTCTGCGTCTACGATTGCTTCAAGCCACAGAATTATCCTCCTG GCCCAAAATGGATGCCACTGATCGGTTGCTTCTTCACCTTTCGACAACTGAAGCTGAAGAATGGCTACGTTTACTTAGCATTTCACGAGCTAATGAAAAGTTACGGTCCGATTCTGGGTTTGAAACTGGGAACACAGAAGGTGGTTGTGATCTCGACGCATGATCTGGTAAAGAAGGTTCTTCTTCAGGACGAGTTCAATGGCAGACCGGATGGATTCTTCTTCAGGGTCCGTGCGTTTGGTAAAAAACGAG GAATTTTATTCGCCGAAGGGCCAACGTGGGCGCAGTGTCGTCGTTTTACGATGCGTCACCTCAGGGCATTTGGTTTTGGCCAATCAATTATGGAGAAACAGTTGATCATTGAAGCAGAGAATTTCGTAGATTATCTTCGTCGAGCTAGCGCGAAAGGTCCGGTGCCGATGCACACGGCATTCGATGTCGCCGTTTTGAATTCCCTTTGGTCCATGCTTGCTGGCCATCGATTTGACTATAACAATGAAAAACTGATGGAGATACTTGATGCTGTTCACGGTGCCTTCAG ACTGATGGATACCATGGGCGGTATCGTGTCACATATGCCATTTTTACGTTTCATTATACCAGAATTATCCGGTTACAACGAGTTAATGAGAATTTTACGAAAGCTTTGGGGTTTCTTAGACGAAGAGATCACCATTCACGAGAAACAACTGTCTGATAACGAGCCTCAGGATTTAATCGAGGCATTTCTTTTGGAGATCTCGTCTAACAGAATAATCGATGATTCGATCTTTGATC gAGAAAACTTGTTGATCGTGTGTCTCGATCTTTTCTTGGCTGGCTCAAAAACAACAACAGATACTTTAGCCGCCACTTTGCTATTTCTATCTTTGCACTCTGACTGGATTAAAATACTCCAAGAGGAACTAGATAACGTTGTCGGTAGATCACGATCCCCAGCTTTGAAAGATTCTTCGTCATTGCCGATGATGGAATCGTTTCTTGCAGAG GTACAGAGATATTTAAACCTGGCACCTTTTGGACTACCTCATAAGACCATGAAAGACGTAAATCTGAATGGATATCACATACCTAAA GATACAATGATTCTTCTGGACTTCCATAGTGTCCACAATGACAAGGCTTATTGGGATCATCCGGAAGAGTTTCGACCACAAAGATTTCTTGACGATACTGGCCGATTTTGTCCAAATAGTGCAAGCATGATTTTCAGTTTAG GCAAAAGACGTTGTCCAGGAGAAATGCTGGCTCGTTCAACCTTGTTCTTATTCTTCACCTACGTTGTATATTACTTCGATATCGAAATTTCACCAGACCATGGAAAGCCAGATCCGAACGGCTACGATGGTTTCACCATATCGCCAAAACCGTACCATCTGAAACTTACTTTAAGATGA
- the LOC117600907 gene encoding putative cytochrome P450 305a1 isoform X2, giving the protein MMEVLKSEEFEGRPWNAFIEMRNMGKKQGITMNDGDEWREIRGWTMRTMRSFGFGKQNMLDMIKNELNIILEKMKKGGVQRLKPMIVPAVINVLWMLTTGKPFGDDRKLQYFTELLERRARAFDMNGGFLAAFPWLRYVAPEISGYNLLVTLNNELKAFLMDIINEHKRQYSPENNDDLIDLFLHEMYSENGSSSVFNEDQLVMVLIDFFLAGCTTTATSMDFLFLIMMLHQDVQRKLQQEIDSVIPRDEFPDLKHKIKLPYTEAVITESQRLWPPFPIIGPRRCLRDTNLGGYKIPKDSTILLNMYSVHVDPELYTDPHTFNPERFIKDGVFEPNVNSLSFGKGRRRCPGEMLAKSAMFLLFTGIMQKYTLLPVPGKGPTSLEINPGLTISPKPYQSLVVPR; this is encoded by the exons ATGATGGAGGTACTGAAAAGCGAGGAGTTTGAGGGCCGACCATGGAACGCGTTTATCGAAATGCGAAATATGGGGAAGAAACAAG GTATCACGATGAACGACGGAGATGAATGGAGGGAAATACGTGGTTGGACGATGCGGACTATGAGATCCTTCGGTTTTGGGAAGCAAAACATGTTGGATATGATCAAGAACGAATTGAATATAATCCtagagaaaatgaagaaagggGGTGTACAACGATTGAAACCGATGATCGTGCCTGCTGTAATAAATGTCCTTTGGATGTTGACGACGGGAAAACCATTTGGCGATGATCGAAA GTTACAGTATTTTACCGAGTTGCTGGAACGTCGAGCACGAGCCTTCGACATGAACGGCGGATTTTTAGCCGCTTTCCCTTGGTTACGTTACGTTGCACCCGAGATCTCAGGGTACAACCTTCTTGTAACGCTGAACAACGAGCTCAAGGCCTTCTTAATG GATATTATCAATGAACACAAGCGCCAATATTCACCAGAGAATAACGACGATTTGATAGATCTGTTTCTTCATGAAATGTATAGCGAAAATGGTTCCAGTTCAGTTTTCAACG agGATCAATTGGTAATGGTATTGATTGATTTTTTCCTTGCTGGTTGCACCACCACGGCCACGTCCATGGACTTCCTGTTTCTAATCATGATGTTGCATCAGGACGTTCAACGTAAACTGCAACAGGAAATCGATTCGGTGATTCCACGTGACGAGTTCCCCGACTTGAAACACAAGATAAA GCTTCCTTATACAGAAGCTGTAATAACCGAGTCGCAACGACTCTGGCCACCATTCCCTATAATTGGACCACGACGATGTCTTCGCGATACAAACCTTGGGGGTTACAAGATACCAAAAGACTCCACTATACTACTAAATATGTATTCCGTTCACGTAGATCCCGAGCTATATACTGATCCGCACACGTTCAATCCCGAACGATTCATAAAGGATGGAGTCTTCGAACCGAATGTAAACTCCTTGTCTTTTGGAAAAG GAAGAAGAAGATGTCCAGGTGAAATGTTAGCAAAATCTGCGATGTTCCTTCTATTCACTGGCATAATGCAGAAGTACACCCTACTTCCGGTCCCTGGCAAAGGACCAACTTCCCTAGAAATTAATCCTGGCCTGACGATCTCACCAAAGCCTTACCAGTCATTAGTTGTGCCACGATAA
- the LOC117600907 gene encoding putative cytochrome P450 305a1 isoform X1 encodes MFITVVLIILILILVVVKHKVKNQPPGPFPWPVIGNQFLLKRLTHKLGAQHFAFIELSKRYNSHLISLGSGANKVLVVSGSESCMMEVLKSEEFEGRPWNAFIEMRNMGKKQGITMNDGDEWREIRGWTMRTMRSFGFGKQNMLDMIKNELNIILEKMKKGGVQRLKPMIVPAVINVLWMLTTGKPFGDDRKLQYFTELLERRARAFDMNGGFLAAFPWLRYVAPEISGYNLLVTLNNELKAFLMDIINEHKRQYSPENNDDLIDLFLHEMYSENGSSSVFNEDQLVMVLIDFFLAGCTTTATSMDFLFLIMMLHQDVQRKLQQEIDSVIPRDEFPDLKHKIKLPYTEAVITESQRLWPPFPIIGPRRCLRDTNLGGYKIPKDSTILLNMYSVHVDPELYTDPHTFNPERFIKDGVFEPNVNSLSFGKGRRRCPGEMLAKSAMFLLFTGIMQKYTLLPVPGKGPTSLEINPGLTISPKPYQSLVVPR; translated from the exons ATGTTCATCACCGTGGTACTGATAATCCTGATTTTGATTTTAGTGGTAGTCAAGCATAAAGTGAAAAATCAACCGCCAG gTCCGTTTCCGTGGCCGGTTATCGGCAATCAGTTTCTACTAAAGCGCTTAACTCATAAATTGGGAGCACAGCATTTTGCCTTCATAGAGCTGTCGAAACGATACAATAGTCACCTGATAAGCCTAGGTTCAGGCGCCAATAAGGTATTAGTCGTTTCTGGAAGCGAATCTTGTATGATGGAGGTACTGAAAAGCGAGGAGTTTGAGGGCCGACCATGGAACGCGTTTATCGAAATGCGAAATATGGGGAAGAAACAAG GTATCACGATGAACGACGGAGATGAATGGAGGGAAATACGTGGTTGGACGATGCGGACTATGAGATCCTTCGGTTTTGGGAAGCAAAACATGTTGGATATGATCAAGAACGAATTGAATATAATCCtagagaaaatgaagaaagggGGTGTACAACGATTGAAACCGATGATCGTGCCTGCTGTAATAAATGTCCTTTGGATGTTGACGACGGGAAAACCATTTGGCGATGATCGAAA GTTACAGTATTTTACCGAGTTGCTGGAACGTCGAGCACGAGCCTTCGACATGAACGGCGGATTTTTAGCCGCTTTCCCTTGGTTACGTTACGTTGCACCCGAGATCTCAGGGTACAACCTTCTTGTAACGCTGAACAACGAGCTCAAGGCCTTCTTAATG GATATTATCAATGAACACAAGCGCCAATATTCACCAGAGAATAACGACGATTTGATAGATCTGTTTCTTCATGAAATGTATAGCGAAAATGGTTCCAGTTCAGTTTTCAACG agGATCAATTGGTAATGGTATTGATTGATTTTTTCCTTGCTGGTTGCACCACCACGGCCACGTCCATGGACTTCCTGTTTCTAATCATGATGTTGCATCAGGACGTTCAACGTAAACTGCAACAGGAAATCGATTCGGTGATTCCACGTGACGAGTTCCCCGACTTGAAACACAAGATAAA GCTTCCTTATACAGAAGCTGTAATAACCGAGTCGCAACGACTCTGGCCACCATTCCCTATAATTGGACCACGACGATGTCTTCGCGATACAAACCTTGGGGGTTACAAGATACCAAAAGACTCCACTATACTACTAAATATGTATTCCGTTCACGTAGATCCCGAGCTATATACTGATCCGCACACGTTCAATCCCGAACGATTCATAAAGGATGGAGTCTTCGAACCGAATGTAAACTCCTTGTCTTTTGGAAAAG GAAGAAGAAGATGTCCAGGTGAAATGTTAGCAAAATCTGCGATGTTCCTTCTATTCACTGGCATAATGCAGAAGTACACCCTACTTCCGGTCCCTGGCAAAGGACCAACTTCCCTAGAAATTAATCCTGGCCTGACGATCTCACCAAAGCCTTACCAGTCATTAGTTGTGCCACGATAA